Proteins encoded together in one Bos indicus isolate NIAB-ARS_2022 breed Sahiwal x Tharparkar chromosome 3, NIAB-ARS_B.indTharparkar_mat_pri_1.0, whole genome shotgun sequence window:
- the LY9 gene encoding T-lymphocyte surface antigen Ly-9 isoform X7: protein MASPRRHTDDWAPQPFSNKPPKSQPHVFSPYLWTLLLFLLLEQLQEPQVTIQSVNVSENASCTITLVCSVEGAGGDIQYKWTSRDPHASESWGHPTLTISWLPCDADLPYSCTAKNPVSQSSSHPVHVSKFCTDLGASRGGPMGKTVLGVLGESITLSLALLDSQHIDNVVWIFNTSIISKEWREEATANQLIEFKDPDQNTVWVSSQDYSLKIVQLKMEHAGLYQAYLCSNARVASVKHINLRIYQRLKKPNVMRSLRLTKDGICKVSLTCSVEDSGHNVWTPLPKGAVISQGGAHLSMSWRSGEKHPNFTCTASNPVSNSSQQFLSRDLCPGPERSTEFWIGLSLVVLFILLSLGISGWCFWKQQRQWSAPAFSSSQAETSVDTPEPTAGHTLYSMLSQGYEKLDTFPKTARHASDSSSDSNGTTEEDEERTGMHQPVNGRDQVCDSVTREDAGLDSDSEGQPEYDQVTPDNMAPALAVEGETVYTQVFLHLPGKTPVPQKKENSATVYCSIQKPQKVVPPSQQNDLKSPEIPTYENVP, encoded by the exons AACAGCTGCAGGAGCCCCAAGTCACCATACAGTCTGTGAACGTGTCTGAGAACGCCTCCTGTACCATCACCCTGGTATGCTctgtggagggggcagggggagataTCCAGTACAAATGGACTTCGAGGGATCCTCATGCTTCTGAATCCTGGGGGCACCCtactctcaccatctcctggttgCCCTGTGATGCAGACCTACCATACAGCTGCACAGCCAAGAACCCGGTCAGCCAGAGCAGCTCCCACCCTGTCCATGTCTCGAAGTTCTGTACAG ATCTAGGAGCCTCCCGAGGAGGACCAATGGGGAAGACGGTTCTGGGGGTCCTGGGGGAGTCCATCACCCTGTCCCTGGCACTCCTGGACAGTCAGCACATAGACAATGTTGTCTGGATATTTAACACGTCTATTATCAGCAAAGAGTGGAGAGAAGAAGCAACAGCCAATCAGCTCATTGAGTTCAAGGATCCAGATCAGAACACAGTGTGGGTCTCGAGCCAAGACTACTCTCTAAAGATTGTCCAGCTGAAGATGGAGCACGCTGGCCTCTACCAAGCTTACTTGTGCTCAAATGCCAGAGTTGCCAGTGTGAAGCACATCAATCTGCGCATTTACC AGAGGCTGAAGAAGCCAAATGTCATGAGGAGCCTCAGGCTCACAAAGGACGGCATCTGCAAGGTCAGCCTGACATGCTCAGTGGAGGACAGTGGACACAATGTGTGGACCCCTCTGCCTAAAGGAGCTGTCATTTCCCAAGGGGGCGCTCACCTCAGCATGTCCTGGAGAAGTGGAGAAAAACACCCCAACTTCACCTGCACAGCCAGCAACCCTGTCAGCAACAGCTCCCAGCAGTTTCTTTCTAGGGACCTCTGTCCAG GACCTGAGAGAAGCACAGAGTTTTGGATCGGGCTCTCCCTGGTGGTTCTTTTCATCCTTCTGAGCCTTGGGATCTCTGGCTGGTGCTTTTGGAAGCAACAAAGACAAT GGTCAGCCCCAGCTTTCAGTTCCAGTCAAGCTGAGACCTCAGTTGACACACCAG AGCCCACTGCTGGCCACACACTATACTCCATGCTTTCCCAAGGGTATGAGAAGCTGGACACTTTCCCTAAGACTGCCAGGCACGCCTCCGACAGCAGCTCTGACAGCAATGGAACGACTGAGGAGGATGAGGAGAGGACAGGGATGCACCAGCCCGTCAATGGAAGAGACCAGGTGTGTGACTCAGTCACTCGGGAGGACGCCGGACTTGACTCGGACTCTGAGGGCCAACCAGAGTACGATCAAGTCACTCCAGATAACATGGCACCAGCACTTGCGGTTGAAGGGGAAACAGTGTACACTCAAGTGTTCCTTCACTTGCCG GGAAAGACTCCAGTTCCTCAGAAAAAAGAGAATTCAGCCACAGTCTACTGCTCTATACAGAAACCTCAGAAG GTTGTGCCACCATCGCAACAGAATGACCTTAAGTCTCCTGAAATACCTACCTATGAAAATGTCCCCTGA
- the LY9 gene encoding T-lymphocyte surface antigen Ly-9 isoform X6, producing the protein MASPRRHTDDWAPQPFSNKPPKSQPHVFSPYLWTLLLFLLLGQGASEKDSASTVVKAIVGGSVILSLNISVDAEIEQITWSGPKDALVLAFPSGEILFLDKSYKGRINIPKNNSLSINKLTLKDAGSYKARINQKGSEDINERFILYIYEQLQEPQVTIQSVNVSENASCTITLVCSVEGAGGDIQYKWTSRDPHASESWGHPTLTISWLPCDADLPYSCTAKNPVSQSSSHPVHVSKFCTDLGASRGGPMGKTVLGVLGESITLSLALLDSQHIDNVVWIFNTSIISKEWREEATANQLIEFKDPDQNTVWVSSQDYSLKIVQLKMEHAGLYQAYLCSNARVASVKHINLRIYRPERSTEFWIGLSLVVLFILLSLGISGWCFWKQQRQWSAPAFSSSQAETSVDTPGYEKLDTFPKTARHASDSSSDSNGTTEEDEERTGMHQPVNGRDQVCDSVTREDAGLDSDSEGQPEYDQVTPDNMAPALAVEGETVYTQVFLHLPGKTPVPQKKENSATVYCSIQKPQKVVPPSQQNDLKSPEIPTYENVP; encoded by the exons GGCAAGGAGCCTCTGAAAAAGACTCAGCCTCAACAGTGGTGAAAGCCATTGTAGGGGGTTCAGTGATTCTCTCCCTCAACATTTCAGTGGATGCAGAAATTGAGCAAATCACCTGGAGTGGTCCCAAAGACGCTTTGGTTTTAGCATTCCCAAGTGGAGAGATTTTGTTTTTAGACAAAAGCTACAAAGGGCGAATAAACATCCCAAAAAACAACTCTTTGTCTATTAACAAACTGACTCTGAAAGATGCTGGTTCATACAAAGCCCGGATAAACCAAAAGGGATCTGAAGACATCAATGAGAGATTCATCTTATATATCTATG AACAGCTGCAGGAGCCCCAAGTCACCATACAGTCTGTGAACGTGTCTGAGAACGCCTCCTGTACCATCACCCTGGTATGCTctgtggagggggcagggggagataTCCAGTACAAATGGACTTCGAGGGATCCTCATGCTTCTGAATCCTGGGGGCACCCtactctcaccatctcctggttgCCCTGTGATGCAGACCTACCATACAGCTGCACAGCCAAGAACCCGGTCAGCCAGAGCAGCTCCCACCCTGTCCATGTCTCGAAGTTCTGTACAG ATCTAGGAGCCTCCCGAGGAGGACCAATGGGGAAGACGGTTCTGGGGGTCCTGGGGGAGTCCATCACCCTGTCCCTGGCACTCCTGGACAGTCAGCACATAGACAATGTTGTCTGGATATTTAACACGTCTATTATCAGCAAAGAGTGGAGAGAAGAAGCAACAGCCAATCAGCTCATTGAGTTCAAGGATCCAGATCAGAACACAGTGTGGGTCTCGAGCCAAGACTACTCTCTAAAGATTGTCCAGCTGAAGATGGAGCACGCTGGCCTCTACCAAGCTTACTTGTGCTCAAATGCCAGAGTTGCCAGTGTGAAGCACATCAATCTGCGCATTTACC GACCTGAGAGAAGCACAGAGTTTTGGATCGGGCTCTCCCTGGTGGTTCTTTTCATCCTTCTGAGCCTTGGGATCTCTGGCTGGTGCTTTTGGAAGCAACAAAGACAAT GGTCAGCCCCAGCTTTCAGTTCCAGTCAAGCTGAGACCTCAGTTGACACACCAG GGTATGAGAAGCTGGACACTTTCCCTAAGACTGCCAGGCACGCCTCCGACAGCAGCTCTGACAGCAATGGAACGACTGAGGAGGATGAGGAGAGGACAGGGATGCACCAGCCCGTCAATGGAAGAGACCAGGTGTGTGACTCAGTCACTCGGGAGGACGCCGGACTTGACTCGGACTCTGAGGGCCAACCAGAGTACGATCAAGTCACTCCAGATAACATGGCACCAGCACTTGCGGTTGAAGGGGAAACAGTGTACACTCAAGTGTTCCTTCACTTGCCG GGAAAGACTCCAGTTCCTCAGAAAAAAGAGAATTCAGCCACAGTCTACTGCTCTATACAGAAACCTCAGAAG GTTGTGCCACCATCGCAACAGAATGACCTTAAGTCTCCTGAAATACCTACCTATGAAAATGTCCCCTGA
- the LY9 gene encoding T-lymphocyte surface antigen Ly-9 isoform X5 — MASPRRHTDDWAPQPFSNKPPKSQPHVFSPYLWTLLLFLLLGQGASEKDSASTVVKAIVGGSVILSLNISVDAEIEQITWSGPKDALVLAFPSGEILFLDKSYKGRINIPKNNSLSINKLTLKDAGSYKARINQKGSEDINERFILYIYEQLQEPQVTIQSVNVSENASCTITLVCSVEGAGGDIQYKWTSRDPHASESWGHPTLTISWLPCDADLPYSCTAKNPVSQSSSHPVHVSKFCTDLGASRGGPMGKTVLGVLGESITLSLALLDSQHIDNVVWIFNTSIISKEWREEATANQLIEFKDPDQNTVWVSSQDYSLKIVQLKMEHAGLYQAYLCSNARVASVKHINLRIYRPERSTEFWIGLSLVVLFILLSLGISGWCFWKQQRQWSAPAFSSSQAETSVDTPEPTAGHTLYSMLSQGYEKLDTFPKTARHASDSSSDSNGTTEEDEERTGMHQPVNGRDQVCDSVTREDAGLDSDSEGQPEYDQVTPDNMAPALAVEGETVYTQVFLHLPGKTPVPQKKENSATVYCSIQKPQKVVPPSQQNDLKSPEIPTYENVP, encoded by the exons GGCAAGGAGCCTCTGAAAAAGACTCAGCCTCAACAGTGGTGAAAGCCATTGTAGGGGGTTCAGTGATTCTCTCCCTCAACATTTCAGTGGATGCAGAAATTGAGCAAATCACCTGGAGTGGTCCCAAAGACGCTTTGGTTTTAGCATTCCCAAGTGGAGAGATTTTGTTTTTAGACAAAAGCTACAAAGGGCGAATAAACATCCCAAAAAACAACTCTTTGTCTATTAACAAACTGACTCTGAAAGATGCTGGTTCATACAAAGCCCGGATAAACCAAAAGGGATCTGAAGACATCAATGAGAGATTCATCTTATATATCTATG AACAGCTGCAGGAGCCCCAAGTCACCATACAGTCTGTGAACGTGTCTGAGAACGCCTCCTGTACCATCACCCTGGTATGCTctgtggagggggcagggggagataTCCAGTACAAATGGACTTCGAGGGATCCTCATGCTTCTGAATCCTGGGGGCACCCtactctcaccatctcctggttgCCCTGTGATGCAGACCTACCATACAGCTGCACAGCCAAGAACCCGGTCAGCCAGAGCAGCTCCCACCCTGTCCATGTCTCGAAGTTCTGTACAG ATCTAGGAGCCTCCCGAGGAGGACCAATGGGGAAGACGGTTCTGGGGGTCCTGGGGGAGTCCATCACCCTGTCCCTGGCACTCCTGGACAGTCAGCACATAGACAATGTTGTCTGGATATTTAACACGTCTATTATCAGCAAAGAGTGGAGAGAAGAAGCAACAGCCAATCAGCTCATTGAGTTCAAGGATCCAGATCAGAACACAGTGTGGGTCTCGAGCCAAGACTACTCTCTAAAGATTGTCCAGCTGAAGATGGAGCACGCTGGCCTCTACCAAGCTTACTTGTGCTCAAATGCCAGAGTTGCCAGTGTGAAGCACATCAATCTGCGCATTTACC GACCTGAGAGAAGCACAGAGTTTTGGATCGGGCTCTCCCTGGTGGTTCTTTTCATCCTTCTGAGCCTTGGGATCTCTGGCTGGTGCTTTTGGAAGCAACAAAGACAAT GGTCAGCCCCAGCTTTCAGTTCCAGTCAAGCTGAGACCTCAGTTGACACACCAG AGCCCACTGCTGGCCACACACTATACTCCATGCTTTCCCAAGGGTATGAGAAGCTGGACACTTTCCCTAAGACTGCCAGGCACGCCTCCGACAGCAGCTCTGACAGCAATGGAACGACTGAGGAGGATGAGGAGAGGACAGGGATGCACCAGCCCGTCAATGGAAGAGACCAGGTGTGTGACTCAGTCACTCGGGAGGACGCCGGACTTGACTCGGACTCTGAGGGCCAACCAGAGTACGATCAAGTCACTCCAGATAACATGGCACCAGCACTTGCGGTTGAAGGGGAAACAGTGTACACTCAAGTGTTCCTTCACTTGCCG GGAAAGACTCCAGTTCCTCAGAAAAAAGAGAATTCAGCCACAGTCTACTGCTCTATACAGAAACCTCAGAAG GTTGTGCCACCATCGCAACAGAATGACCTTAAGTCTCCTGAAATACCTACCTATGAAAATGTCCCCTGA
- the LY9 gene encoding T-lymphocyte surface antigen Ly-9 isoform X4 has product MASPRRHTDDWAPQPFSNKPPKSQPHVFSPYLWTLLLFLLLGQGASEKDSASTVVKAIVGGSVILSLNISVDAEIEQITWSGPKDALVLAFPSGEILFLDKSYKGRINIPKNNSLSINKLTLKDAGSYKARINQKGSEDINERFILYIYEQLQEPQVTIQSVNVSENASCTITLVCSVEGAGGDIQYKWTSRDPHASESWGHPTLTISWLPCDADLPYSCTAKNPVSQSSSHPVHVSKFCTDLGASRGGPMGKTVLGVLGESITLSLALLDSQHIDNVVWIFNTSIISKEWREEATANQLIEFKDPDQNTVWVSSQDYSLKIVQLKMEHAGLYQAYLCSNARVASVKHINLRIYQRLKKPNVMRSLRLTKDGICKVSLTCSVEDSGHNVWTPLPKGAVISQGGAHLSMSWRSGEKHPNFTCTASNPVSNSSQQFLSRDLCPGPERSTEFWIGLSLVVLFILLSLGISGWCFWKQQRQWSAPAFSSSQAETSVDTPEPTAGHTLYSMLSQGYEKLDTFPKTARHASDSSSDSNGTTEEDEERTGMHQPVNGRDQGKTPVPQKKENSATVYCSIQKPQKVVPPSQQNDLKSPEIPTYENVP; this is encoded by the exons GGCAAGGAGCCTCTGAAAAAGACTCAGCCTCAACAGTGGTGAAAGCCATTGTAGGGGGTTCAGTGATTCTCTCCCTCAACATTTCAGTGGATGCAGAAATTGAGCAAATCACCTGGAGTGGTCCCAAAGACGCTTTGGTTTTAGCATTCCCAAGTGGAGAGATTTTGTTTTTAGACAAAAGCTACAAAGGGCGAATAAACATCCCAAAAAACAACTCTTTGTCTATTAACAAACTGACTCTGAAAGATGCTGGTTCATACAAAGCCCGGATAAACCAAAAGGGATCTGAAGACATCAATGAGAGATTCATCTTATATATCTATG AACAGCTGCAGGAGCCCCAAGTCACCATACAGTCTGTGAACGTGTCTGAGAACGCCTCCTGTACCATCACCCTGGTATGCTctgtggagggggcagggggagataTCCAGTACAAATGGACTTCGAGGGATCCTCATGCTTCTGAATCCTGGGGGCACCCtactctcaccatctcctggttgCCCTGTGATGCAGACCTACCATACAGCTGCACAGCCAAGAACCCGGTCAGCCAGAGCAGCTCCCACCCTGTCCATGTCTCGAAGTTCTGTACAG ATCTAGGAGCCTCCCGAGGAGGACCAATGGGGAAGACGGTTCTGGGGGTCCTGGGGGAGTCCATCACCCTGTCCCTGGCACTCCTGGACAGTCAGCACATAGACAATGTTGTCTGGATATTTAACACGTCTATTATCAGCAAAGAGTGGAGAGAAGAAGCAACAGCCAATCAGCTCATTGAGTTCAAGGATCCAGATCAGAACACAGTGTGGGTCTCGAGCCAAGACTACTCTCTAAAGATTGTCCAGCTGAAGATGGAGCACGCTGGCCTCTACCAAGCTTACTTGTGCTCAAATGCCAGAGTTGCCAGTGTGAAGCACATCAATCTGCGCATTTACC AGAGGCTGAAGAAGCCAAATGTCATGAGGAGCCTCAGGCTCACAAAGGACGGCATCTGCAAGGTCAGCCTGACATGCTCAGTGGAGGACAGTGGACACAATGTGTGGACCCCTCTGCCTAAAGGAGCTGTCATTTCCCAAGGGGGCGCTCACCTCAGCATGTCCTGGAGAAGTGGAGAAAAACACCCCAACTTCACCTGCACAGCCAGCAACCCTGTCAGCAACAGCTCCCAGCAGTTTCTTTCTAGGGACCTCTGTCCAG GACCTGAGAGAAGCACAGAGTTTTGGATCGGGCTCTCCCTGGTGGTTCTTTTCATCCTTCTGAGCCTTGGGATCTCTGGCTGGTGCTTTTGGAAGCAACAAAGACAAT GGTCAGCCCCAGCTTTCAGTTCCAGTCAAGCTGAGACCTCAGTTGACACACCAG AGCCCACTGCTGGCCACACACTATACTCCATGCTTTCCCAAGGGTATGAGAAGCTGGACACTTTCCCTAAGACTGCCAGGCACGCCTCCGACAGCAGCTCTGACAGCAATGGAACGACTGAGGAGGATGAGGAGAGGACAGGGATGCACCAGCCCGTCAATGGAAGAGACCAG GGAAAGACTCCAGTTCCTCAGAAAAAAGAGAATTCAGCCACAGTCTACTGCTCTATACAGAAACCTCAGAAG GTTGTGCCACCATCGCAACAGAATGACCTTAAGTCTCCTGAAATACCTACCTATGAAAATGTCCCCTGA
- the LY9 gene encoding T-lymphocyte surface antigen Ly-9 isoform X3, translating into MASPRRHTDDWAPQPFSNKPPKSQPHVFSPYLWTLLLFLLLGQGASEKDSASTVVKAIVGGSVILSLNISVDAEIEQITWSGPKDALVLAFPSGEILFLDKSYKGRINIPKNNSLSINKLTLKDAGSYKARINQKGSEDINERFILYIYEQLQEPQVTIQSVNVSENASCTITLVCSVEGAGGDIQYKWTSRDPHASESWGHPTLTISWLPCDADLPYSCTAKNPVSQSSSHPVHVSKFCTDLGASRGGPMGKTVLGVLGESITLSLALLDSQHIDNVVWIFNTSIISKEWREEATANQLIEFKDPDQNTVWVSSQDYSLKIVQLKMEHAGLYQAYLCSNARVASVKHINLRIYQRLKKPNVMRSLRLTKDGICKVSLTCSVEDSGHNVWTPLPKGAVISQGGAHLSMSWRSGEKHPNFTCTASNPVSNSSQQFLSRDLCPGPERSTEFWIGLSLVVLFILLSLGISGWCFWKQQRQWYEKLDTFPKTARHASDSSSDSNGTTEEDEERTGMHQPVNGRDQVCDSVTREDAGLDSDSEGQPEYDQVTPDNMAPALAVEGETVYTQVFLHLPGKTPVPQKKENSATVYCSIQKPQKVVPPSQQNDLKSPEIPTYENVP; encoded by the exons GGCAAGGAGCCTCTGAAAAAGACTCAGCCTCAACAGTGGTGAAAGCCATTGTAGGGGGTTCAGTGATTCTCTCCCTCAACATTTCAGTGGATGCAGAAATTGAGCAAATCACCTGGAGTGGTCCCAAAGACGCTTTGGTTTTAGCATTCCCAAGTGGAGAGATTTTGTTTTTAGACAAAAGCTACAAAGGGCGAATAAACATCCCAAAAAACAACTCTTTGTCTATTAACAAACTGACTCTGAAAGATGCTGGTTCATACAAAGCCCGGATAAACCAAAAGGGATCTGAAGACATCAATGAGAGATTCATCTTATATATCTATG AACAGCTGCAGGAGCCCCAAGTCACCATACAGTCTGTGAACGTGTCTGAGAACGCCTCCTGTACCATCACCCTGGTATGCTctgtggagggggcagggggagataTCCAGTACAAATGGACTTCGAGGGATCCTCATGCTTCTGAATCCTGGGGGCACCCtactctcaccatctcctggttgCCCTGTGATGCAGACCTACCATACAGCTGCACAGCCAAGAACCCGGTCAGCCAGAGCAGCTCCCACCCTGTCCATGTCTCGAAGTTCTGTACAG ATCTAGGAGCCTCCCGAGGAGGACCAATGGGGAAGACGGTTCTGGGGGTCCTGGGGGAGTCCATCACCCTGTCCCTGGCACTCCTGGACAGTCAGCACATAGACAATGTTGTCTGGATATTTAACACGTCTATTATCAGCAAAGAGTGGAGAGAAGAAGCAACAGCCAATCAGCTCATTGAGTTCAAGGATCCAGATCAGAACACAGTGTGGGTCTCGAGCCAAGACTACTCTCTAAAGATTGTCCAGCTGAAGATGGAGCACGCTGGCCTCTACCAAGCTTACTTGTGCTCAAATGCCAGAGTTGCCAGTGTGAAGCACATCAATCTGCGCATTTACC AGAGGCTGAAGAAGCCAAATGTCATGAGGAGCCTCAGGCTCACAAAGGACGGCATCTGCAAGGTCAGCCTGACATGCTCAGTGGAGGACAGTGGACACAATGTGTGGACCCCTCTGCCTAAAGGAGCTGTCATTTCCCAAGGGGGCGCTCACCTCAGCATGTCCTGGAGAAGTGGAGAAAAACACCCCAACTTCACCTGCACAGCCAGCAACCCTGTCAGCAACAGCTCCCAGCAGTTTCTTTCTAGGGACCTCTGTCCAG GACCTGAGAGAAGCACAGAGTTTTGGATCGGGCTCTCCCTGGTGGTTCTTTTCATCCTTCTGAGCCTTGGGATCTCTGGCTGGTGCTTTTGGAAGCAACAAAGACAAT GGTATGAGAAGCTGGACACTTTCCCTAAGACTGCCAGGCACGCCTCCGACAGCAGCTCTGACAGCAATGGAACGACTGAGGAGGATGAGGAGAGGACAGGGATGCACCAGCCCGTCAATGGAAGAGACCAGGTGTGTGACTCAGTCACTCGGGAGGACGCCGGACTTGACTCGGACTCTGAGGGCCAACCAGAGTACGATCAAGTCACTCCAGATAACATGGCACCAGCACTTGCGGTTGAAGGGGAAACAGTGTACACTCAAGTGTTCCTTCACTTGCCG GGAAAGACTCCAGTTCCTCAGAAAAAAGAGAATTCAGCCACAGTCTACTGCTCTATACAGAAACCTCAGAAG GTTGTGCCACCATCGCAACAGAATGACCTTAAGTCTCCTGAAATACCTACCTATGAAAATGTCCCCTGA
- the LY9 gene encoding T-lymphocyte surface antigen Ly-9 isoform X2, whose product MASPRRHTDDWAPQPFSNKPPKSQPHVFSPYLWTLLLFLLLGQGASEKDSASTVVKAIVGGSVILSLNISVDAEIEQITWSGPKDALVLAFPSGEILFLDKSYKGRINIPKNNSLSINKLTLKDAGSYKARINQKGSEDINERFILYIYEQLQEPQVTIQSVNVSENASCTITLVCSVEGAGGDIQYKWTSRDPHASESWGHPTLTISWLPCDADLPYSCTAKNPVSQSSSHPVHVSKFCTDLGASRGGPMGKTVLGVLGESITLSLALLDSQHIDNVVWIFNTSIISKEWREEATANQLIEFKDPDQNTVWVSSQDYSLKIVQLKMEHAGLYQAYLCSNARVASVKHINLRIYQRLKKPNVMRSLRLTKDGICKVSLTCSVEDSGHNVWTPLPKGAVISQGGAHLSMSWRSGEKHPNFTCTASNPVSNSSQQFLSRDLCPGPERSTEFWIGLSLVVLFILLSLGISGWCFWKQQRQWSAPAFSSSQAETSVDTPGYEKLDTFPKTARHASDSSSDSNGTTEEDEERTGMHQPVNGRDQVCDSVTREDAGLDSDSEGQPEYDQVTPDNMAPALAVEGETVYTQVFLHLPGKTPVPQKKENSATVYCSIQKPQKVVPPSQQNDLKSPEIPTYENVP is encoded by the exons GGCAAGGAGCCTCTGAAAAAGACTCAGCCTCAACAGTGGTGAAAGCCATTGTAGGGGGTTCAGTGATTCTCTCCCTCAACATTTCAGTGGATGCAGAAATTGAGCAAATCACCTGGAGTGGTCCCAAAGACGCTTTGGTTTTAGCATTCCCAAGTGGAGAGATTTTGTTTTTAGACAAAAGCTACAAAGGGCGAATAAACATCCCAAAAAACAACTCTTTGTCTATTAACAAACTGACTCTGAAAGATGCTGGTTCATACAAAGCCCGGATAAACCAAAAGGGATCTGAAGACATCAATGAGAGATTCATCTTATATATCTATG AACAGCTGCAGGAGCCCCAAGTCACCATACAGTCTGTGAACGTGTCTGAGAACGCCTCCTGTACCATCACCCTGGTATGCTctgtggagggggcagggggagataTCCAGTACAAATGGACTTCGAGGGATCCTCATGCTTCTGAATCCTGGGGGCACCCtactctcaccatctcctggttgCCCTGTGATGCAGACCTACCATACAGCTGCACAGCCAAGAACCCGGTCAGCCAGAGCAGCTCCCACCCTGTCCATGTCTCGAAGTTCTGTACAG ATCTAGGAGCCTCCCGAGGAGGACCAATGGGGAAGACGGTTCTGGGGGTCCTGGGGGAGTCCATCACCCTGTCCCTGGCACTCCTGGACAGTCAGCACATAGACAATGTTGTCTGGATATTTAACACGTCTATTATCAGCAAAGAGTGGAGAGAAGAAGCAACAGCCAATCAGCTCATTGAGTTCAAGGATCCAGATCAGAACACAGTGTGGGTCTCGAGCCAAGACTACTCTCTAAAGATTGTCCAGCTGAAGATGGAGCACGCTGGCCTCTACCAAGCTTACTTGTGCTCAAATGCCAGAGTTGCCAGTGTGAAGCACATCAATCTGCGCATTTACC AGAGGCTGAAGAAGCCAAATGTCATGAGGAGCCTCAGGCTCACAAAGGACGGCATCTGCAAGGTCAGCCTGACATGCTCAGTGGAGGACAGTGGACACAATGTGTGGACCCCTCTGCCTAAAGGAGCTGTCATTTCCCAAGGGGGCGCTCACCTCAGCATGTCCTGGAGAAGTGGAGAAAAACACCCCAACTTCACCTGCACAGCCAGCAACCCTGTCAGCAACAGCTCCCAGCAGTTTCTTTCTAGGGACCTCTGTCCAG GACCTGAGAGAAGCACAGAGTTTTGGATCGGGCTCTCCCTGGTGGTTCTTTTCATCCTTCTGAGCCTTGGGATCTCTGGCTGGTGCTTTTGGAAGCAACAAAGACAAT GGTCAGCCCCAGCTTTCAGTTCCAGTCAAGCTGAGACCTCAGTTGACACACCAG GGTATGAGAAGCTGGACACTTTCCCTAAGACTGCCAGGCACGCCTCCGACAGCAGCTCTGACAGCAATGGAACGACTGAGGAGGATGAGGAGAGGACAGGGATGCACCAGCCCGTCAATGGAAGAGACCAGGTGTGTGACTCAGTCACTCGGGAGGACGCCGGACTTGACTCGGACTCTGAGGGCCAACCAGAGTACGATCAAGTCACTCCAGATAACATGGCACCAGCACTTGCGGTTGAAGGGGAAACAGTGTACACTCAAGTGTTCCTTCACTTGCCG GGAAAGACTCCAGTTCCTCAGAAAAAAGAGAATTCAGCCACAGTCTACTGCTCTATACAGAAACCTCAGAAG GTTGTGCCACCATCGCAACAGAATGACCTTAAGTCTCCTGAAATACCTACCTATGAAAATGTCCCCTGA